From the genome of Nocardia sp. NBC_01503, one region includes:
- a CDS encoding serine/threonine-protein kinase yields the protein MVQLSAGQTFAEYTLDGVLGQGGMGSVYLARHPRLPRQVALKLLAHEVSADPEVRRRFEQEANAIARLDHPSIVGIHDRGVHEGHLWIAMQYVQGIDAAKLDPRQVSVQRAVRIITETASALDFAHSRGVLHRDVKPANILLSAADTGREERAILTDFGIARLIDSNTQLTSTGTFTATLAYAAPEQLSGEQVDHRADQYSLACTLFAVLAGRPPFAASNPGQVVAGHLSQPLPRLSHIRHDVPPQLDDVIARATAKRRDDRFGSCTEFASAAVAALAGRAPVPITPSSPTVAWQQPNSYRPAGSPHPQPESGISAGLQPAAVAAAILSSVAASIATAGAIRLYALYADLGRQSGRKTPGDYRTTNDFPLTYFGVGTLVAAVVALLLFTGAGLILARKPSGRRMVVTGAIAYALAVVLSRTTDDRPFVFYSLAIETAICVIGLILAIGAAIAALSSSTAVPGVDQSLSASAGSRAALVATECTAALGGLYAGLVAWGFSGQIKYTYFPITTRMMMFAAAVVALLLIGGVIALMARAAAGRLMVAIGGFGLLVIGLLREVGKFIPLPDPLRYMSIVPYFGGPAATMFTVVVVVVSLATLAGALSKPVARVLNSSN from the coding sequence GTGGTTCAGTTGAGCGCGGGCCAGACGTTCGCGGAATACACACTCGACGGCGTACTGGGGCAAGGGGGAATGGGCAGCGTCTATCTTGCGCGGCATCCACGTCTCCCGCGGCAGGTAGCGCTCAAACTGCTCGCGCATGAGGTCTCCGCCGATCCGGAGGTGCGTCGGCGATTCGAGCAGGAAGCGAATGCCATTGCTCGCCTGGATCATCCGAGCATTGTGGGAATCCACGATCGCGGTGTGCACGAGGGGCATCTGTGGATCGCGATGCAGTACGTGCAGGGAATCGACGCCGCCAAGCTCGACCCCCGCCAGGTGTCGGTGCAGCGGGCCGTGCGGATCATCACCGAGACGGCATCGGCCCTGGATTTCGCGCACAGCCGTGGAGTGCTGCACCGCGATGTGAAACCCGCGAATATCCTGCTCTCCGCGGCTGATACCGGCAGGGAAGAACGCGCGATCCTCACCGATTTCGGAATCGCGCGGCTGATCGACTCCAATACTCAGCTCACTTCCACCGGAACCTTCACCGCCACACTCGCTTACGCTGCGCCCGAGCAATTGTCCGGCGAGCAGGTCGATCACCGAGCCGACCAATACTCTCTTGCCTGCACTCTTTTCGCCGTGCTGGCAGGTCGTCCCCCATTCGCTGCGTCCAACCCCGGGCAAGTCGTCGCCGGGCATCTCAGCCAACCGCTGCCGAGACTCAGTCATATTCGACATGATGTGCCCCCGCAGCTGGACGATGTGATCGCACGAGCCACCGCCAAACGGCGCGACGACCGGTTCGGTAGCTGCACAGAGTTCGCATCGGCGGCCGTCGCGGCACTCGCGGGCCGAGCCCCGGTACCGATTACGCCCAGCTCGCCGACAGTCGCATGGCAGCAGCCGAATTCGTATCGGCCAGCCGGGTCACCACACCCGCAGCCGGAATCCGGTATCTCGGCCGGATTGCAGCCGGCCGCTGTTGCCGCGGCGATATTGTCGAGCGTGGCGGCGTCCATCGCGACGGCCGGTGCCATCAGGCTGTATGCCCTCTACGCGGATTTGGGGCGGCAGAGTGGCAGGAAGACACCGGGCGACTACCGCACGACGAACGACTTCCCGCTGACGTACTTCGGCGTGGGAACTCTCGTAGCCGCGGTGGTCGCGCTGTTGTTATTCACCGGTGCCGGGCTGATACTCGCCCGCAAGCCGTCCGGTCGGCGAATGGTGGTGACCGGCGCTATCGCTTATGCGCTCGCGGTCGTTCTCAGTAGAACCACTGACGATCGCCCGTTCGTTTTCTACAGCTTGGCGATCGAGACCGCCATATGCGTGATCGGATTGATCCTGGCGATCGGCGCCGCGATAGCCGCACTCTCCAGCTCGACGGCCGTACCGGGCGTGGACCAAAGCCTCAGCGCCTCTGCGGGATCGCGGGCGGCACTGGTCGCGACGGAGTGCACAGCCGCACTGGGCGGCTTGTACGCAGGACTGGTGGCCTGGGGATTCTCAGGACAAATCAAGTACACATACTTCCCGATTACCACTCGGATGATGATGTTCGCGGCAGCCGTGGTGGCGCTCTTGCTGATCGGTGGCGTTATCGCGCTGATGGCCCGCGCCGCTGCCGGTCGATTAATGGTTGCCATCGGCGGCTTCGGTCTACTTGTCATTGGGCTACTCAGAGAGGTCGGCAAGTTCATCCCGCTGCCTGACCCGCTGCGCTACATGAGCATTGTCCCCTACTTCGGAGGACCGGCCGCCACAATGTTTACCGTTGTCGTGGTTGTGGTTTCGCTCGCCACACTGGCAGGTGCTTTATCCAAGCCGGTCGCCCGAGTTCTGAACAGTTCGAACTAG